The genome window GCGGGTTTCTTCATATTAGAGATCGATCCAAAACCTCATCTTCTTCACACCGTCAACTTCAATAATATTCTCAAGCTCTCCGCCATTCTTGCGAATCGTCTTCTCTGATCCAATATTACCTTCATCACAAGTAACAAGAACCTTTTTAAGGCCCTTAATATTGTTTCTAACGAAGTTTAAAGACTCTGCAAGGATTTGAGTCGCATAACCTTGATTGCGGAAATTAGGGCATACTCCGTAACCAATATGGCCACCAACCTTTAAAAGATGATCATTTAATTCAAAGCGAATTGAAGTACGACCTACAATTTTCCCCTCTTCATTGAAGGCAAAAAGTAATGCAGCAGGCACATGCTCTTTAGGGATATGGTGTCCCTTAGCAAAACTTGGTGCAACTTCAACATAAGTTTGAAAGTCCTTATTTGCGATACTTTCCCAGTAGTGAACAAAGTCGAAATTTTCCTCCCACACTTCGTTAAAGGCCATGAGAAATTCAGCTTCATCCACTGATTGTAAGTACCTTAGAATAACCTTACTCATCTAAACATCTCCCATTAATAATTCACAACTTGCTAAGTAAATATCGGCCTGTAGACAACGATCTTTATTTCTAAGGAGCTGATTTAGCTCTTCAATATTAGCTGATTTTATCAAGTGAGTTGAGGCTCTATTTTCGGTAATAGCAACTTCACCGGTAAAGACTACTGCTGCAGAGATTGGATGTGGAAAGTACTCTCGTAACGGTGAATCGTACTTATCATCTAGGATCCAGTGTCCAAGTTTGTTGATACTTTTAACACTTATGCCTAGTTCAAGACCTAACATTCTCTCTAGGCCAAAAATAACACTTTCACCATCCTTAAGTTCACCACCAGGATAATCAAGCTTACCACTGTCTTTAACGAGGTATAACCATTCATTACCAACCTTTG of Bacteriovorax sp. BAL6_X contains these proteins:
- a CDS encoding GNAT family N-acetyltransferase; this encodes MSKVILRYLQSVDEAEFLMAFNEVWEENFDFVHYWESIANKDFQTYVEVAPSFAKGHHIPKEHVPAALLFAFNEEGKIVGRTSIRFELNDHLLKVGGHIGYGVCPNFRNQGYATQILAESLNFVRNNIKGLKKVLVTCDEGNIGSEKTIRKNGGELENIIEVDGVKKMRFWIDL